One Solanum lycopersicum chromosome 4, SLM_r2.1 DNA window includes the following coding sequences:
- the LOC138348127 gene encoding uncharacterized protein has product MEGEQVLLKVSPMKGVMWFGKRSKLNPRYICPFEVLKCIGEVAYELALPPGLSGVHPVFHVSMLKRYHGDGNYIIRWDSVFLNGNFSYEEEPVAILDREVRKLRSREIASIKVQWKNRPVEEATWEKEVDMPERYPHLFTDSAIKERQNKPRFFTIQENLPEEVESKYITSRDITKGALLGNKRYGRNMCKNIIVKTLI; this is encoded by the exons atggagggtgagcaggtcttactgaaggtttcgccaatgaaaggggtgatgtggtttggtAAAAGAAGTAAACTAAACCCAAGGTATATTTGTCCCTTCGAGGTTCTAAAGtgcataggggaggtggcttatgagttagccttgcctccaggtctgtccggagtacatccggtgtttcatgtgtctatgttgaaaaggtaccatggggatggaaactacattatccgttgggattcagtttttctTAATGGGAATttctcttatgaggaggaaccggttgctattttagatagagaagtccgcaagctgaggtcgagggagattgcatccatcaaggttcagtggaagaatcgacccgttgaagaggccacttgggagaaagaggttGATATGccagaaagatacccacacctgtttacagattcag CAATAAAAGAGCGGCAAAATAAACCGAGATTTTTTACGATTCAGGAGAATTTGCCCGAG GAAGTAGAGAGCAAATACATCACGAGTAGAGATATTACTAAAGGAGCCCTTCTTGGGAATAAGCGTTATGGCCGGAATATGTGCAAGAATATTATTGTCAAAACATTGATATAA